The following coding sequences lie in one Kribbella sp. NBC_00709 genomic window:
- a CDS encoding alpha/beta fold hydrolase, whose product MIAFTGNVGAGLARSTVVDIDARGVRTYYDELGAGEPVVLLHGGGVTADSWLAQAPALAAQYRVLIPERRGHGRTPDVDGPVSMEIFAADTAAFIEALELGPVHVIGWSDGGKVGMSLAVSRPELVRKLVLIGTELTHAGGTAANQALLEPEGLEFLAGAFRPQYEPLSPDGPGHFDVVFAKWVQMWKTVPDVELAALKSLPLPVLLMQGDDDCVRIEHTAEMARAIPDAQVAVVPGSSHGLPLEKPEVVNRLLVGFLADPQAPKFMPLGDLNS is encoded by the coding sequence GTGATTGCCTTTACCGGGAACGTCGGAGCGGGCCTGGCTCGTTCGACGGTTGTGGATATCGATGCCCGGGGCGTGCGGACCTATTACGACGAGCTTGGTGCGGGCGAGCCGGTCGTGCTGCTGCACGGCGGGGGAGTGACGGCGGACAGTTGGCTGGCCCAGGCGCCGGCGCTCGCCGCGCAGTACCGGGTCTTGATTCCGGAGCGGCGCGGGCACGGGCGGACTCCGGACGTCGACGGGCCGGTGTCGATGGAGATCTTCGCCGCGGACACAGCTGCGTTCATCGAGGCGCTGGAGCTCGGACCGGTGCACGTGATCGGGTGGAGTGACGGCGGCAAGGTGGGGATGAGCCTCGCGGTGTCCCGTCCGGAGCTCGTCCGCAAGCTCGTGCTCATCGGCACCGAACTGACCCACGCCGGCGGGACCGCCGCCAACCAGGCCCTGCTCGAGCCCGAGGGCCTGGAGTTCCTCGCCGGCGCCTTCCGGCCGCAGTACGAGCCGCTCTCGCCCGATGGTCCAGGACATTTCGACGTCGTCTTCGCCAAGTGGGTGCAGATGTGGAAGACCGTCCCGGACGTCGAGCTCGCCGCCCTGAAGAGCCTGCCGCTGCCGGTGCTGCTGATGCAGGGCGACGACGACTGTGTCCGGATCGAGCACACGGCGGAGATGGCCCGCGCGATCCCGGACGCTCAGGTGGCCGTCGTACCCGGTTCGTCGCACGGGCTGCCGCTGGAGAAGCCCGAGGTGGTGAACCGGCTGCTGGTCGGCTTCCTGGCCGATCCGCAGGCGCCGAAGTTCATGCCGCTGGGTGATCTGAACAGCTGA